In Colletotrichum higginsianum IMI 349063 chromosome 1, whole genome shotgun sequence, the DNA window tccgtcgtcttccgTATAAGCGAATGCACTTGGACGGCTCTCTCGCTCGTCAAGTTCCTACGTGTTGCTCCGAGAACTCCGGTTTGAGGCCCCATGAATACCCGAAAATCTCTAGAATGCCGAtaccatgccatgccatgcatATCAAGAATGCCCTCATCTATGTACACGTGAGGCTCTCGGGAGCCCCGACTTCTTGAAACACGTAGTCGAGTTAAAACCGCCGCTTGGTGGGTCTTGCTGAAATTGGGCTGTGCGTCGAATCGAAGGAATAAAGGGGGATATCGCAGCTCGCGCATGATCATGCTTGGAGGCGACATCCGGTTTGAAGGGGGTTAAAAAAAGATAACATCGAAGGGAAGAATTGTCGTTACGCGATGTCAGCTGCCGTGAGAGATTTCGCTCTTTGCCGGGTGACCTTTTTGCTGACAGAGTAGACGAGGTCCAGCGTCCAGAAGTGGCAGAGCTGCGCCTGGGCACAGGGGATAGCGCCGTAAAGGGGAGCAACCAGGGGGACCATGGCGTAATCGATGAAGTTCTTCTTGACAGTGCGGTAAGAAAAGTTCATGCCCTCAGACAAGCCGGCCTCGGTCATCTCACGCTGGCGAGACTTGACACAGATGCGGTGGAAACTCTCGTACAGGAAGAGGTAGAGAGCGATCTCCATAAAGCCGAAGGTACGCAGGATGTTGCAGACGTCAAAGATCCAGCTGAGGTGTGCAACCTCCTCATTGCCCTCTGTAACCCAGACGTACAGGGTCGACGAGATGACGAAGATGGTCATCTGGAGGGGTAGGAAATGCGCCTCAAACAGGCGGTGGAACAGGTAGACGATACGCTCCCAGTTAGGGGACTGCAGGGTGTCGTGGGTGACGTCGGAAAAGACGCCGCTTTCTCTGGGCTGCTCGGGATCCTGTTGGTCGAGAGGCTCGGGAACGTAGACGTCAGAGGCATCGCCCATGGAGTTGTGCAGAGGACGGAAAGCACGCGAGGTGTGCTTCCTTTCCTGCCAGAGTTCAACGACCTTGCGGAGAGCGTAGCCAGAGTCGAGGGCACCCCACATGTGCCTCATCGCCTGCTTGTAACGAGCTTGCATGTCCGAGTAGATGCCGCGAAGACCCTTGGAGCCGTTGCCGCAAACGTTGCTCTGGCTGACGGGGCTAACGACGGTTCTGACAGTCAAGTTGCCGTTTAGTGCGAAGAAGCACTTCAGATACATGTGCAAATCCTCTCCGATGGCTTCGTTGTCACAATCCCAGCCGCCAACACGGTCAACAAGCTCCAGAGGTACCGAATAGACAGAGGTGGGCGGCGCGATGGTCGAGCCAGAGTACAATCCAGACATACCACCGGCGCCCCAGAGGATGTCGGCAACGCGGACAATGGCGGGGACGCTGTGCGCATTACGGTCGAAGATGATTGGAGCAGCGTACAGGGTGGTCTTTGCCGTTTCGGGGTAGGCCAGGTGCATCGTAGTCAGCAACGCGAAGAAGTTGGCAGAGAGGTGGCTGTCGGCTATAGGCACCCCACGTTCCTGTCAGCGATTCATCCTGTACGCGCAAAAATTGGAAACGTTGACTGTGACAGGTTCTCACAGCCTGGCATGCGCACGTACCGTCAAGACCCGTGATAATAACATCCTTACGGGCAGCCATAGAGTATTTGGGGCTCAGCTTGCGGGCAGCCCATGCAACGTTGCTTCCCTTGCCAGCAGATTCTCCAGGGATGTCGGACGGGTGGATGGTGTAATCGATGCTGCGGAACTTCTTGACGAATTCCTGAATAAGAGTCATGGCCTTGAGTTCCACGTTGGGCTCACGTTGCTCCATTCCTAGGTAGACCTACATCGGCGGGTTAACGAATGTTCAGTTTGATGATGCGACAGTGCATGGGTGGGAAACGCCATTCGATGCCTTGGCGATCATTGCCTACACCGGCCAAAAACCAACGGCTTTGGGCCGCAAGAGAAACAACAAGGAGATACTCACATCGTAACAGCTGCGAGCCTGGGGGTGCGATGCCAGAACCTCGAGGGTTTCCTTCAGCGTGTCCATTTCCTCCTTGTAGTTGGGAATGATAATGGCATGGATGACACGGTCGGCttcaccatcgccatcagTGTAGAGTTCAGGCTCGGTGTCGCCAGCCTCGCTGCTGGACGCAGAGCAGGCGTGAGAGGATGTCAGGGTCTCCGAGCTGGACagggaggtcgaggagccgcggcggcggtg includes these proteins:
- a CDS encoding Sphingomyelinase family, yielding MSILAWASRRVGGLAMLGLLALSYWVISKESAAAAHGYNYLHQDSLSAPTSTATTKGAGYWTVIYAYYCLFIHILVFAFPLRCCYAVFDMTRQLKKIARNKTLRDYKFSHRRRGSSTSLSSSETLTSSHACSASSSEAGDTEPELYTDGDGEADRVIHAIIIPNYKEEMDTLKETLEVLASHPQARSCYDVYLGMEQREPNVELKAMTLIQEFVKKFRSIDYTIHPSDIPGESAGKGSNVAWAARKLSPKYSMAARKDVIITGLDADSHLSANFFALLTTMHLAYPETAKTTLYAAPIIFDRNAHSVPAIVRVADILWGAGGMSGLYSGSTIAPPTSVYSVPLELVDRVGGWDCDNEAIGEDLHMYLKCFFALNGNLTVRTVVSPVSQSNVCGNGSKGLRGIYSDMQARYKQAMRHMWGALDSGYALRKVVELWQERKHTSRAFRPLHNSMGDASDVYVPEPLDQQDPEQPRESGVFSDVTHDTLQSPNWERIVYLFHRLFEAHFLPLQMTIFVISSTLYVWVTEGNEEVAHLSWIFDVCNILRTFGFMEIALYLFLYESFHRICVKSRQREMTEAGLSEGMNFSYRTVKKNFIDYAMVPLVAPLYGAIPCAQAQLCHFWTLDLVYSVSKKVTRQRAKSLTAADIA